The Cupriavidus sp. EM10 genome includes a region encoding these proteins:
- a CDS encoding amidohydrolase family protein, translating into MTQQAQFGQPTLIRNAAAVMTGRAGAAARAGAVDIRIRDGHVAELAAGLQPQPGETVIDASGCVVYPGWVNTHHHLFQNLLKAVPAGINADLQEWLASVPYPRLDRFTPEIFRTAVRLGMAELLLSGTTTCADHHYLYHHGHGAETGDVLFDVAQEFGMRLVLCRGGAVQSKSDHPGMRATALVPETLDEMLADIERLKSRYHDAGPDALRRVVVAPTTPTFSLPPVLLREVAGFARGMQLRLHSHLSETDNYVRFCAEKYRCTPVQFVADHDWLGPDVWFAHLVTVTPDEIRMLGQTGTGMAHCPVSNARLGSGIAPVRAMADAGVPVSIGVDGVASNESGSMVHEANFAWLVHRALGGAAQTRVEEVIHWGTAGGAQVLGLPGVGTLAPGQSADLAIYDVGGLRFAGFHDIATAPVAAGEPTPVRDVFVRGRHVVEGGAIVGLDIEQLRRDAQAALRTLLP; encoded by the coding sequence ATGACCCAACAAGCCCAATTTGGTCAGCCCACCCTGATCCGCAACGCCGCCGCCGTGATGACCGGCCGCGCCGGTGCCGCCGCCCGTGCCGGCGCGGTCGATATCCGCATCCGCGATGGCCACGTGGCCGAACTGGCGGCCGGCCTGCAGCCGCAGCCCGGCGAGACCGTGATCGATGCCAGCGGCTGCGTGGTCTATCCGGGCTGGGTCAACACCCATCACCACCTGTTCCAGAACCTGCTCAAGGCGGTGCCGGCCGGCATCAACGCCGATCTGCAGGAATGGCTGGCCAGCGTGCCCTATCCCCGGCTGGACCGCTTCACGCCCGAGATTTTCCGTACCGCCGTGCGGCTGGGCATGGCCGAGCTGCTGCTGTCGGGCACCACCACCTGCGCCGACCACCACTACCTGTACCACCACGGCCACGGCGCGGAGACCGGCGACGTGCTGTTCGACGTGGCGCAGGAATTCGGCATGCGGCTGGTGCTGTGCCGGGGCGGCGCCGTGCAGTCGAAATCCGATCATCCCGGCATGCGCGCCACGGCCCTGGTGCCCGAGACGCTCGACGAGATGCTGGCCGACATCGAGCGGCTCAAGTCGCGCTACCACGACGCCGGCCCCGACGCGCTGCGCCGCGTGGTGGTGGCGCCGACCACGCCCACGTTCTCGCTGCCGCCCGTGCTGCTGCGCGAGGTGGCAGGCTTCGCGCGCGGCATGCAGCTGCGGCTGCACAGCCATCTGTCCGAGACCGACAACTACGTGCGCTTCTGCGCCGAGAAATACCGCTGCACGCCCGTGCAGTTCGTGGCGGACCACGACTGGCTGGGCCCCGATGTCTGGTTTGCCCACCTGGTCACCGTCACGCCCGACGAAATCCGCATGCTGGGCCAGACCGGTACCGGCATGGCCCACTGCCCCGTCAGCAACGCGCGGCTGGGCAGCGGCATCGCGCCCGTGCGCGCCATGGCCGACGCCGGCGTGCCGGTATCGATCGGCGTGGATGGCGTGGCGTCGAACGAATCGGGCAGCATGGTGCACGAGGCCAATTTCGCGTGGCTGGTGCACCGGGCGCTGGGCGGCGCGGCCCAGACGCGGGTCGAGGAAGTGATCCACTGGGGTACGGCGGGCGGCGCGCAGGTGCTGGGCTTGCCTGGGGTGGGCACGCTGGCGCCGGGGCAGTCGGCGGACCTGGCGATCTACGATGTCGGCGGCCTGCGCTTTGCCGGCTTCCATGACATCGCCACGGCGCCGGTGGCGGCCGGCGAGCCCACGCCGGTGCGCGACGTGTTCGTGCGCGGCCGGCATGTGGTGGAAGGCGGTGCCATCGTCGGGCTGGATATCGAACAGCTGCGCCGCGACGCGCAGGCGGCGCTGAGGACGCTGCTGCCCTGA
- a CDS encoding GTP-binding protein, with the protein MTEAQRHLPQLPPVPVTILTGFLGAGKTTLLNHILTQKHGHRIAVIENEFGEVDVDSDLVLTSDEEIYQMTNGCICCVVDVRTDLVRILQKLLERPERFDHILVETSGLADPTPVAATFFMDNDVAKQVTLDGILTLVDAVHIEDHLDDPKLSGFDNQAVDQIVAADRIILNKTDLVSGARLDALTHRLQHLNEGAQILRSNYAQVDLSRILGIGGFTPGMAQLPEDAHDHGHGGHHHAGNDPDHLCDELCDHAHDDDEHAHRHDPSVTSVSLLFDTPFDRQRLEHALRALLAAQGDDVFRMKGIVAVQDDDRRHVLQAVHRLMDFHPADAWGDTPRESKFVFIGRNLDRARLQTLLRVCQPAQVAA; encoded by the coding sequence CTGACGGGCTTCCTTGGCGCCGGCAAGACCACGCTGCTCAACCACATCCTGACGCAGAAGCACGGGCATCGCATCGCGGTGATCGAGAACGAGTTCGGCGAGGTCGATGTCGACTCGGACCTCGTGCTGACGTCCGACGAAGAGATCTACCAGATGACCAACGGCTGCATCTGTTGCGTGGTCGACGTGCGGACCGACCTGGTGCGCATCCTGCAGAAGCTGCTGGAACGGCCCGAGCGGTTCGACCATATTCTTGTGGAAACCAGCGGTCTGGCCGATCCCACGCCGGTGGCGGCCACGTTTTTCATGGACAACGACGTGGCGAAGCAGGTCACGCTGGACGGCATCCTGACGCTGGTCGACGCCGTGCATATCGAGGACCATCTCGACGACCCAAAGCTGTCGGGCTTCGACAACCAGGCCGTGGACCAGATCGTGGCCGCCGACCGCATCATCCTGAACAAGACGGACCTGGTCTCCGGCGCGCGGCTCGATGCGCTGACGCACCGGCTGCAGCACCTGAACGAAGGCGCGCAGATCCTGCGGTCGAACTACGCGCAGGTGGACCTGTCGCGCATTCTCGGCATCGGCGGCTTCACGCCGGGGATGGCCCAGTTGCCGGAGGACGCGCACGACCACGGGCACGGCGGACACCACCACGCCGGGAACGATCCGGATCACTTATGCGACGAACTGTGCGACCACGCCCATGACGACGATGAACACGCTCACCGGCACGATCCCTCGGTGACGTCGGTTTCCCTGCTGTTCGACACGCCATTCGACCGCCAGCGGCTGGAGCACGCGCTGCGGGCGCTGCTGGCGGCGCAGGGCGACGACGTGTTCCGCATGAAGGGCATCGTCGCCGTGCAGGACGACGACCGCCGCCATGTGCTGCAGGCCGTGCACCGGCTGATGGACTTCCATCCGGCCGACGCCTGGGGCGATACGCCGCGCGAAAGCAAGTTTGTGTTCATCGGCCGCAATCTTGATCGCGCTCGGCTGCAGACGCTGCTGCGCGTGTGCCAGCCGGCGCAGGTGGCGGCCTAG
- a CDS encoding AraC family transcriptional regulator, whose translation MQLQSCQIGHLTLATTRYAQAMEVEPQPGKDQYVVQTVLSGGCRVAWDGMTREMAPGETWVFSPSLPVRLLLDADCERFSVIVRRQALEEAFRDCFNFDAPAPLMFAMQPLADAQLSGRWRAMMSWLRTEAAMGADGPGLPAADGAIEQLFLTTLLADHFGADGRLLPRGYLPSLPPYVRCAIRYLRANLDKPVTMQALAAHCGVCERTLQLGFRKSKNITPMEYLRLLRLHGAREALQHATPGPGVVSEIALRNGFTHLSLFAREYRKEFGESPSATLRGR comes from the coding sequence GTGCAGTTGCAGAGCTGCCAGATCGGCCACCTCACGCTGGCCACCACGCGCTATGCCCAGGCCATGGAGGTGGAGCCGCAGCCGGGCAAGGATCAATACGTGGTGCAGACCGTGCTGTCGGGCGGCTGCCGCGTGGCGTGGGACGGCATGACGCGCGAGATGGCGCCCGGCGAGACCTGGGTGTTCTCGCCGTCGCTGCCGGTGCGCCTGCTGCTGGACGCCGATTGCGAACGCTTCAGCGTCATCGTGCGACGCCAGGCGCTGGAAGAGGCGTTCCGCGACTGCTTCAACTTCGATGCGCCCGCGCCGCTGATGTTCGCCATGCAGCCGTTGGCGGACGCGCAGCTGTCCGGCCGCTGGCGGGCCATGATGAGCTGGCTGCGCACGGAAGCAGCGATGGGCGCGGACGGTCCCGGCCTGCCGGCAGCCGACGGCGCCATCGAGCAACTGTTCCTGACCACGCTGCTGGCCGACCATTTCGGCGCGGACGGCCGCCTGCTGCCGCGCGGCTACCTGCCGTCGCTGCCGCCCTACGTGCGCTGCGCGATCCGCTACCTGCGCGCGAATCTCGACAAACCGGTGACGATGCAAGCGCTGGCTGCGCACTGCGGCGTGTGCGAGCGCACGTTGCAACTCGGCTTTCGCAAGAGCAAGAACATCACGCCGATGGAATACCTGCGCCTGCTGCGTCTGCACGGCGCCCGCGAGGCGCTGCAGCATGCCACACCGGGCCCGGGCGTGGTGTCGGAGATCGCGCTGCGCAACGGCTTTACGCACCTGAGCCTGTTCGCGCGGGAGTATCGCAAGGAGTTTGGGGAGTCGCCGTCGGCGACGCTGCGGGGGCGGTAG
- a CDS encoding nucleobase:cation symporter-2 family protein yields MVSLGFQHMLVSYLGAIAVPMIVAGALKMTPAQTTLLISTALFTSGIATLLQTVGFWKFGVRLPLMQGVAFGSVGPVIAIGTDPSLGFTGVCGAVIGAGVVTMFLAPVIGRLKRFFPPVVSGCIITSVGLSLFPVAYQWAGGGHGAKDFGSPMFFIVAFGTVALILFINSHGGRLVRSLAVLIGLMVGGAAAWLLGMGNFEEVARAPWFTMVTPFAFGMPTFNAGAIVTMVIVMVVQMVESMGLFVAIGDIVKRPVSEREATCGLRANGLASAIGGCFAAFPFIAFMENVGLVIVTGVRSRWVVAVCGLMLCVVALVPKIGALFSSIPAAALGGATIVMFGVVVAAGIRTLGQVDYERKPANLSVVAITLACALMPVIMPNLLEKLPSALQPFVHSSVIISCVVSVFLNLILNGIPARDEEDAHAPVAAPSAAASPVSET; encoded by the coding sequence ATGGTCTCGCTTGGCTTCCAGCACATGCTGGTGAGCTACCTTGGCGCGATTGCCGTGCCGATGATCGTCGCGGGCGCGCTGAAGATGACGCCCGCTCAGACCACGCTGCTGATCAGCACGGCACTCTTTACCTCCGGCATCGCCACGCTGCTGCAGACCGTCGGCTTCTGGAAGTTCGGCGTGCGACTGCCGCTGATGCAGGGCGTGGCCTTCGGCTCGGTGGGTCCGGTGATCGCCATCGGCACCGATCCGTCGCTGGGCTTTACCGGCGTCTGCGGCGCGGTGATCGGCGCCGGCGTGGTGACGATGTTCCTGGCCCCCGTGATCGGCCGGCTCAAGCGCTTCTTTCCGCCCGTGGTCAGCGGCTGCATCATCACTTCGGTGGGCCTGTCGCTGTTTCCGGTGGCCTACCAGTGGGCCGGCGGCGGGCATGGCGCCAAGGACTTCGGCTCGCCGATGTTCTTCATCGTCGCGTTCGGCACCGTGGCGCTGATCCTCTTTATCAACAGCCATGGCGGCCGGCTGGTGCGCAGCCTGGCCGTGCTGATCGGCCTGATGGTGGGCGGCGCGGCGGCGTGGCTGCTGGGCATGGGCAACTTCGAGGAAGTCGCCCGCGCGCCGTGGTTCACGATGGTGACGCCGTTCGCGTTCGGCATGCCCACGTTCAACGCCGGCGCCATCGTCACGATGGTGATCGTGATGGTGGTGCAGATGGTGGAGTCGATGGGGCTGTTCGTGGCCATCGGCGATATCGTCAAGCGCCCGGTGTCCGAGCGAGAAGCCACCTGCGGCCTGCGCGCCAACGGCCTGGCCAGCGCCATTGGCGGATGCTTCGCGGCGTTTCCGTTCATCGCATTCATGGAGAACGTGGGCCTGGTGATCGTGACCGGCGTGCGCAGCCGCTGGGTGGTGGCCGTCTGCGGGCTCATGCTTTGCGTGGTGGCGCTGGTACCGAAGATCGGCGCCCTGTTCTCGTCGATCCCCGCCGCCGCGCTGGGCGGCGCCACCATCGTGATGTTCGGCGTGGTGGTGGCAGCCGGCATCCGCACGCTGGGGCAGGTCGACTATGAGCGCAAGCCGGCCAACCTCAGCGTGGTGGCCATCACGCTGGCCTGCGCGCTGATGCCGGTCATCATGCCGAACCTGCTGGAAAAGCTGCCGTCGGCGCTGCAACCGTTCGTCCATAGCAGCGTGATCATCTCGTGCGTGGTCTCGGTGTTCCTGAACCTGATCCTGAACGGCATCCCGGCGCGCGACGAGGAAGACGCACACGCCCCGGTAGCCGCACCCTCCGCCGCCGCATCCCCTGTCTCCGAGACCTGA
- a CDS encoding acetate--CoA ligase family protein — protein sequence MTRVDKEIAAGVGATGKALAQALFTPGVVALVGASADEKKNTARPLRFMRKHGYQGRILPVNAGRAEVMGLPAYPSVEALPEAIDHAFVMVPGAHVAEALTQSAARGARVVTVFSDGFAELGEAGMAAQQALADQARQLGVRLLGPNSIGVVDVHSGAILSVNAVLEMDELRAGTVSVVSQSGSMLGALLSRGAARGLGFAKLVSVGNEADVGVGELVDLLVDDDATEVILLFLETIRDAAVLGPALRRARAAGKPVLVYKLGRSAQGEALAQSHTGALAGNDAAVDAFLRKHGAMRVEMLETLFEAAPLASRHARTVPALDRAPRVAVVTTTGGGAATVVDRLGLAGVDAVPPPDAFVAHMAARGVNIRQTPIIDLTLAGTSAQYRDLVEQMLQSDWCDAVLCVAGSSAQFHPQLAVKPIVEASAVGGKPLLAFLVPEATQSLQVLQSAGVPAFRTPESCADALSCLFRAARGAQAAAGDDAASVPPLAWPEGLPTQGDLTEREAGTVFEALGVLIAPAVLVTAASLGHAVPYPVVAKICSRDILHKTEVGGVQVGVRDNAELAAAAQRLMANARQAAPDARIDGILVQRMEDRLLELMLGYRHDPLVGPMVMLSAGGVTAELHRDVSLRPAPVSLAEARQMIDEVRSTRLVRGFRGLPRGDVNALADAIVRFSRLAAVQGAAVAEAEINPLFVRANGVVGVDCVLRLADGQH from the coding sequence ATGACGAGAGTCGACAAGGAAATCGCCGCAGGCGTGGGCGCCACCGGCAAGGCGCTGGCCCAGGCACTGTTCACGCCGGGCGTGGTGGCGCTGGTAGGTGCATCGGCCGACGAGAAGAAGAACACCGCGCGCCCGCTGCGCTTCATGCGCAAGCATGGCTACCAGGGCCGCATCCTGCCGGTCAACGCGGGCCGGGCCGAGGTCATGGGCTTGCCGGCGTACCCCAGCGTCGAGGCCTTGCCCGAGGCCATCGACCACGCCTTCGTGATGGTGCCCGGTGCCCACGTCGCCGAAGCGCTGACGCAAAGTGCCGCACGCGGTGCGCGCGTGGTGACGGTCTTTTCCGACGGATTTGCGGAACTGGGCGAAGCCGGCATGGCGGCCCAGCAGGCGCTGGCCGATCAGGCCAGGCAGCTTGGCGTGCGGCTACTTGGGCCGAACAGCATCGGCGTGGTCGACGTGCATAGCGGCGCCATTCTGTCGGTCAACGCAGTGCTGGAGATGGACGAATTGCGCGCCGGCACGGTGAGCGTGGTGTCGCAGAGCGGCTCGATGCTGGGCGCACTGCTGTCGCGCGGCGCGGCGCGGGGCCTGGGTTTCGCCAAGCTGGTATCGGTCGGCAACGAGGCCGACGTTGGCGTGGGCGAACTGGTGGACCTGCTGGTGGACGACGATGCCACCGAAGTCATCCTGCTGTTCCTCGAAACGATCCGCGATGCCGCCGTGCTGGGCCCCGCGCTGCGCCGGGCGCGTGCGGCGGGCAAGCCGGTGCTGGTCTACAAGCTTGGCCGCTCGGCGCAGGGCGAGGCACTGGCCCAGTCGCACACCGGCGCGCTGGCCGGCAACGATGCGGCCGTGGATGCCTTCCTGCGCAAGCACGGCGCCATGCGCGTTGAGATGCTGGAAACGCTGTTCGAAGCCGCGCCGCTGGCCAGCCGCCATGCGCGGACGGTGCCGGCGCTGGACCGTGCGCCGCGCGTGGCCGTGGTGACTACCACTGGCGGCGGCGCGGCCACTGTGGTGGACCGGCTTGGCCTGGCCGGTGTCGACGCGGTGCCGCCGCCCGACGCGTTTGTCGCCCATATGGCCGCGCGGGGCGTGAATATCCGCCAGACGCCGATCATCGACCTGACGCTGGCCGGCACCAGCGCGCAATACCGCGATCTGGTGGAGCAGATGCTGCAAAGCGACTGGTGCGATGCCGTGCTGTGCGTGGCGGGGTCGTCGGCGCAGTTCCATCCGCAACTGGCCGTCAAGCCTATCGTCGAGGCGTCGGCCGTTGGCGGCAAGCCGTTGCTGGCCTTCCTGGTGCCTGAAGCCACGCAGTCGCTGCAGGTGCTGCAATCGGCCGGCGTACCGGCGTTCCGCACGCCGGAAAGCTGCGCCGATGCGCTGTCCTGCCTGTTCCGTGCGGCGCGGGGCGCCCAGGCCGCCGCCGGCGACGATGCCGCAAGCGTGCCGCCGCTGGCATGGCCCGAAGGTCTGCCCACGCAAGGCGACCTGACCGAGCGCGAAGCCGGCACCGTGTTCGAGGCGCTGGGTGTGCTGATTGCGCCGGCGGTGCTGGTGACCGCCGCGTCGCTGGGCCATGCCGTGCCTTACCCCGTGGTCGCCAAGATCTGCTCGCGCGACATCCTTCACAAGACAGAGGTGGGCGGTGTGCAGGTGGGCGTGCGCGACAACGCCGAACTGGCGGCGGCCGCCCAACGGCTGATGGCGAATGCCCGCCAGGCGGCGCCCGATGCACGCATCGACGGCATCCTGGTCCAGCGCATGGAAGACCGTCTGCTGGAGCTGATGCTCGGCTATCGCCACGACCCGCTGGTGGGGCCGATGGTGATGCTCAGCGCCGGCGGCGTCACGGCAGAACTGCATCGCGACGTGAGCCTGCGCCCGGCGCCGGTCAGCCTGGCCGAGGCACGGCAGATGATCGACGAGGTGCGATCCACGCGGCTGGTGCGCGGCTTTCGTGGCCTGCCCCGCGGCGATGTGAATGCGCTGGCCGATGCCATCGTGCGCTTTTCGCGGCTGGCGGCGGTGCAGGGCGCGGCCGTTGCCGAGGCCGAGATCAACCCGTTGTTCGTGCGGGCCAACGGCGTGGTCGGCGTCGACTGCGTGCTGCGGCTGGCCGACGGGCAGCACTGA
- a CDS encoding MmgE/PrpD family protein — translation MLIDQFAAYVGNQAHAPLPDDVVHHARRVVIDWFAALLAGVPMAPGRQLVAAHRAELGVGHSTVLGHGTSAFPALAAWINGSTSHAAEFDDIFRDAVYHPGCPTIAAALALAEDRNASGTDLLRAVVAGYEVSTRIGAAIQPAHYRFFHTTGTVGCIGAAAAGAVLLAPGNAEVAGHAMATATTFASGLQQAFRSDAMTKALHAGHAAQTGVLAAQGAAHGVTGVSDILEGDAGFGAALCGSPNWAIATAGLGTDYNVTRITQKNHGCCGHTFAAIDAAMRLVREQALDPSRIAAVRVNAYQVALDVTGDFNPTTPFEARFSLPYVVAHGILHGAVRLDAFEPERLADTAIRTLMTRITLTTDAGLTAAFPRQRAARVEIEMADGTRHAHFQPYRVGDPEAPLDDAMLTDKFMELGGPVLGQDKAASLLDALWQLDARPVRQLGLGALRAR, via the coding sequence ATGCTGATCGACCAATTTGCCGCCTATGTCGGCAACCAGGCCCATGCGCCCCTGCCCGACGATGTAGTGCACCACGCCCGGCGCGTGGTGATCGACTGGTTCGCCGCGCTGCTTGCCGGCGTGCCGATGGCGCCGGGCCGCCAGCTGGTGGCCGCGCATCGCGCCGAACTGGGCGTGGGCCACAGCACCGTGCTGGGCCACGGCACCTCCGCATTCCCGGCGCTGGCCGCGTGGATCAATGGCAGTACGTCGCACGCGGCCGAGTTCGACGACATCTTCCGCGACGCGGTCTACCACCCGGGCTGCCCGACCATTGCGGCGGCACTGGCGCTGGCCGAGGACCGCAATGCCAGCGGCACCGACCTGCTGCGCGCCGTGGTGGCCGGCTACGAGGTGTCCACGCGCATCGGCGCCGCGATCCAGCCCGCACACTACCGCTTCTTCCATACCACCGGCACGGTGGGCTGCATTGGCGCGGCCGCCGCCGGCGCGGTGCTGCTGGCGCCGGGCAACGCCGAGGTGGCCGGCCACGCCATGGCCACCGCCACCACGTTTGCATCGGGGCTGCAGCAGGCCTTTCGCTCCGACGCGATGACCAAGGCGCTGCACGCCGGGCACGCGGCGCAAACGGGCGTGCTGGCGGCCCAGGGCGCCGCGCACGGCGTGACTGGCGTGAGCGACATTCTCGAAGGCGATGCCGGCTTTGGCGCGGCATTGTGCGGCAGCCCGAACTGGGCGATTGCCACCGCAGGGCTGGGCACCGACTACAACGTCACGCGCATCACGCAGAAGAACCATGGCTGCTGCGGCCACACGTTCGCCGCCATCGACGCGGCCATGCGGCTGGTGCGCGAACAAGCGCTGGATCCGTCGCGCATCGCCGCCGTGCGCGTGAACGCCTACCAGGTGGCGCTGGACGTGACCGGCGATTTCAACCCGACCACGCCGTTCGAGGCACGCTTCAGCCTGCCCTACGTGGTGGCCCACGGCATCCTGCATGGCGCGGTGCGGCTCGACGCCTTCGAGCCGGAGCGCCTGGCCGATACCGCGATCCGCACCCTGATGACGCGCATCACGCTGACCACCGACGCCGGACTCACCGCCGCATTTCCGCGCCAGCGTGCCGCCCGCGTGGAGATCGAGATGGCCGACGGCACGCGCCACGCGCACTTCCAGCCGTACCGCGTGGGCGATCCCGAGGCTCCGCTCGACGACGCGATGCTGACCGACAAGTTCATGGAACTGGGCGGCCCGGTGCTGGGCCAGGACAAGGCGGCGAGCCTGCTCGACGCGCTCTGGCAACTCGATGCGCGCCCGGTGCGCCAGCTTGGCCTTGGCGCGCTGCGTGCGCGCTGA
- a CDS encoding tripartite tricarboxylate transporter substrate binding protein → MRIKRQAARVACGMAVAIATVFTCHGAFAADAWPTKPIKVIVPYTPGGSTDTVSRVIFERVSQSLGQPIIIENKPGANSTLGVGVAARSAPDGYTFVSVLAAYSANMSLYSKLSYKPSDLAPVAEMAELPLFLFASKKVPVKTVAELVDYGKKHPDTLTFGSSGVGSSAHLTGERLAMESKVKMTHVPYNGSAPILPALVSGEVSVAFDPLLVPMPHVKSGKINVLAVASAKRWPGEPNIPTMEESGFPGFVMSSWTGLLAPAGTPQPVIDRMAREIAAATRSADVAKKLTELGFIPVGGTPDEFRKLIERDTMRYGQIVKAGKITLD, encoded by the coding sequence GTGCGTATCAAGCGTCAAGCCGCACGCGTGGCGTGCGGGATGGCCGTTGCCATCGCCACCGTTTTCACCTGCCACGGCGCGTTCGCCGCCGATGCCTGGCCGACCAAACCCATCAAGGTCATCGTGCCGTACACGCCGGGCGGCTCCACCGACACCGTATCGCGCGTGATCTTCGAGCGTGTGTCGCAGAGCCTGGGCCAGCCCATCATCATCGAGAACAAGCCCGGCGCCAACAGCACGCTGGGCGTGGGCGTGGCCGCGCGCTCGGCGCCCGACGGCTATACGTTCGTGTCGGTGCTGGCCGCGTACAGCGCCAACATGTCGCTGTATTCGAAGCTCAGCTACAAGCCGTCGGACCTGGCGCCGGTGGCGGAAATGGCCGAGCTGCCGCTGTTCCTGTTCGCCAGCAAGAAAGTGCCGGTCAAGACCGTGGCGGAGCTGGTGGACTACGGCAAGAAGCACCCGGACACGCTGACATTCGGCTCCAGCGGCGTCGGCAGTTCGGCGCACCTGACCGGCGAACGGCTGGCCATGGAATCGAAGGTCAAGATGACGCACGTGCCGTACAACGGCAGCGCGCCGATCCTGCCCGCGCTGGTGTCCGGCGAGGTGTCGGTGGCCTTCGACCCGCTGCTGGTGCCGATGCCGCACGTGAAGTCCGGCAAGATCAACGTGCTGGCCGTGGCATCGGCCAAACGCTGGCCCGGCGAGCCCAATATCCCGACGATGGAGGAGTCCGGCTTCCCGGGCTTCGTGATGAGTTCGTGGACGGGCCTGCTGGCCCCGGCCGGCACGCCGCAGCCGGTGATCGACCGCATGGCCCGCGAAATCGCCGCAGCCACGCGCAGCGCCGATGTGGCGAAGAAACTGACCGAGCTTGGCTTTATCCCCGTGGGCGGCACGCCCGACGAGTTCCGCAAGCTGATCGAGCGGGATACGATGCGCTACGGGCAGATTGTGAAGGCGGGGAAGATTACGCTGGATTGA
- a CDS encoding LuxR C-terminal-related transcriptional regulator translates to MRAAVVESRPLIGFGIQQVLYRIKDIDDSRLVAPGPSLGLTLDGIDLLIVGDLQQGYDPAMLQLLGTAANVRGVQYLSAGGTVQWMPPREISPLLSWLPENATLEAIEETLRKMIGAMRQGCCTGAPYEDGASRRDRCQPRPAGNTAIVLPMALQPSQPRLPGLSGGALPDSVTEAQLLSLTQRQYDVLVLLSKGMSIKLISRRLHISVPTVKATRCRSTAGWRPATRPRRSSWPASAAHC, encoded by the coding sequence ATGAGGGCTGCAGTAGTGGAATCCCGGCCGTTGATCGGCTTCGGCATTCAGCAGGTGCTTTATCGCATCAAGGACATCGACGATTCCCGCCTGGTGGCGCCCGGCCCTTCGCTGGGCCTCACGCTGGACGGCATCGACCTGCTGATCGTCGGAGACCTGCAGCAGGGCTACGACCCTGCCATGCTGCAGCTGCTGGGCACCGCCGCCAACGTACGCGGCGTGCAGTACCTGAGCGCGGGCGGGACAGTGCAATGGATGCCGCCGCGCGAGATCTCGCCGCTGCTGTCGTGGCTGCCCGAGAACGCGACCCTGGAGGCTATCGAGGAAACGCTGCGCAAGATGATCGGCGCAATGCGCCAGGGATGCTGCACCGGCGCGCCTTACGAAGACGGTGCGTCACGCCGCGACCGGTGCCAGCCCCGGCCCGCCGGCAATACCGCCATCGTGTTGCCGATGGCCCTGCAGCCGAGCCAGCCACGCCTGCCGGGCCTGTCGGGCGGGGCGCTGCCCGACTCCGTGACCGAAGCCCAGTTGCTGAGCCTGACGCAGCGCCAGTACGACGTGCTGGTCCTGCTTTCCAAGGGCATGTCCATCAAGCTGATCAGCCGGCGCCTGCACATCTCCGTGCCGACGGTGAAAGCCACACGCTGCAGATCTACCGCCGGCTGGCGGCCAGCAACAAGACCGAGGCGGTCTTCGTGGCCCGCGAGCGCGGCGCACTGCTGA
- a CDS encoding LysR family transcriptional regulator, with protein sequence MDIPSLAILIAAVEEKSLSRAAERENLVTSAASKRIAELERRAGTALLRRHGRGVEPTPAGAMLYQRAKAIVRSVQLAQDALAAYSLDGIAKIRLASNRSTILQFLPADISGFHKHDPDARIDLVEAFSFDIPRMVSNGDADIGIYHARSPSPGVHSVPYRKDRVGLVVPRGHPLEAKGSLHLEEALDYDFLGYFPRHTFDAFLTLASGTLSRPLTVKTQVSNFEARCRMVREGMGLAVVPEGIARNYLQMMGLSMLTLKDAWAEREFHVCVRDRDSLPSGVARLLDYLSRCAAMEQHFLKPR encoded by the coding sequence ATGGACATTCCTTCGCTTGCCATTCTGATTGCCGCCGTGGAAGAGAAGAGCCTGTCACGCGCGGCCGAGCGCGAGAACCTGGTCACGTCGGCGGCCAGCAAGCGGATTGCCGAGCTGGAACGGCGCGCGGGCACTGCGCTGCTGCGCCGCCACGGGCGTGGCGTGGAGCCGACGCCGGCGGGCGCCATGCTCTACCAGCGCGCCAAGGCCATCGTGCGCAGCGTGCAGCTGGCGCAGGACGCGCTGGCGGCCTACTCGCTCGACGGCATCGCCAAGATCCGGCTGGCGTCGAACCGTTCCACGATCCTGCAGTTCCTGCCGGCCGATATCAGCGGTTTCCACAAGCACGACCCCGATGCGCGCATCGACCTGGTGGAAGCGTTCAGCTTCGATATTCCGCGCATGGTATCCAACGGCGATGCCGATATCGGCATCTATCACGCGCGCAGCCCCAGCCCGGGCGTGCATTCGGTGCCGTACCGCAAGGACCGCGTGGGGCTGGTGGTGCCGCGCGGGCATCCGCTGGAGGCGAAAGGCTCGCTGCATCTGGAAGAAGCACTCGACTACGACTTCCTGGGCTACTTCCCGCGCCATACGTTCGATGCGTTCCTGACGCTGGCGTCTGGCACGCTGTCGCGCCCGCTGACCGTCAAGACGCAGGTGTCCAACTTCGAGGCGCGCTGCCGCATGGTGCGCGAAGGGATGGGCCTGGCCGTGGTGCCCGAGGGCATCGCGCGCAACTACCTGCAGATGATGGGCCTGTCGATGCTGACGCTCAAGGACGCCTGGGCCGAGCGCGAATTCCACGTCTGCGTGCGCGACCGCGACAGCCTGCCGTCCGGCGTGGCCCGGCTGCTCGACTACCTGAGCCGCTGCGCCGCGATGGAGCAGCATTTCCTCAAGCCGCGCTGA